Proteins co-encoded in one Actinomycetota bacterium genomic window:
- a CDS encoding hydrogenase small subunit, which yields MEKKGVTRRQFLKYAGATAALLGLSESFIPEIARALEELTSGKPPVLWIQGQNCTGCSVSFLNTNYPMAAEIVLDKLSVRYHPTVMAAAGDKAFGVLEETAKELAGKYVLVVEGPVPTAEGGEYCTFGLEKETASFNGYQRRKDKPMTAWMEELVPGAAAVVALGNCASFGGIPAANASVTGTKAVQDIVKEIAKDKPVINIGGCPSHPDWFVGTVLDYLINKRVPELDNHNRPKMFFGKLIHENCERRASFDAGLFLEDWNDDNPDMKLCLFKLGCKGPVTYADCPTRRWNSGVNWCVGANAPCHGCAEPAFYKNLSPLYEPLPEVHFAGLTPMVDTLGWIGAAATAVGIGAHYLYKQLGKKEPEGGES from the coding sequence GTGGAAAAGAAGGGTGTGACCAGGCGCCAGTTCCTCAAGTACGCCGGCGCCACCGCGGCCCTCCTGGGGTTGAGCGAATCCTTCATCCCGGAGATCGCGCGCGCCCTGGAGGAACTGACATCCGGGAAGCCGCCGGTGCTCTGGATCCAGGGGCAGAACTGCACGGGATGCTCCGTCTCTTTCCTCAACACCAACTACCCCATGGCCGCGGAGATCGTGCTGGACAAGCTCTCCGTGCGCTACCATCCCACCGTGATGGCGGCGGCGGGAGACAAGGCCTTCGGCGTGCTGGAGGAGACGGCCAAGGAGCTGGCCGGCAAGTACGTGCTGGTGGTGGAGGGCCCGGTGCCCACCGCCGAGGGCGGCGAGTACTGCACCTTCGGCCTGGAGAAGGAGACGGCTTCATTCAACGGTTATCAGCGCCGCAAGGACAAGCCCATGACCGCCTGGATGGAGGAGCTTGTCCCCGGAGCCGCGGCCGTCGTGGCCCTGGGCAACTGCGCCTCCTTCGGCGGCATCCCGGCTGCCAACGCCTCGGTAACCGGTACCAAGGCGGTGCAGGACATAGTCAAGGAGATCGCCAAGGACAAGCCGGTGATCAACATCGGGGGATGCCCCTCGCATCCGGACTGGTTCGTGGGCACCGTCCTCGATTACCTCATCAACAAGCGGGTCCCCGAGCTGGATAACCACAACCGGCCCAAGATGTTCTTCGGCAAGCTCATCCACGAGAACTGCGAGCGGCGGGCCTCCTTCGACGCCGGCCTGTTCCTCGAGGACTGGAACGACGACAACCCGGACATGAAGCTCTGCCTCTTCAAGCTGGGCTGCAAGGGCCCGGTGACCTATGCCGACTGCCCCACCCGGCGCTGGAACTCCGGCGTGAACTGGTGCGTGGGCGCCAACGCCCCCTGCCACGGGTGCGCCGAGCCGGCCTTCTACAAGAACCTCTCCCCCCTCTACGAGCCCCTGCCGGAGGTGCACTTCGCCGGCCTCACCCCCATGGTGGACACCCTGGGTTGGATCGGCGCGGCGGCCACCGCGGTGGGCATCGGCGCCCACTACCTGTACAAGCAACTGGGGAAGAAGGAGCCCGAGGGAGGTGAGTCCTGA
- a CDS encoding OB-fold domain-containing protein: MDTKPYVQDGAAAEFFSRLAEGEFRTTRCRACGETHYPPRLVCPCCLGDDLEWVDLPREGTLLAFTWQEAAIRCVKPDVLGLVELEGIGNIFTRIDAPYESLRIGQRVAFDTWTSPDGVPLHHFRPVERE, encoded by the coding sequence ATGGACACCAAGCCATACGTGCAGGACGGCGCTGCCGCGGAGTTCTTCTCCCGCCTGGCGGAGGGGGAGTTCCGGACCACGCGTTGCAGGGCATGCGGGGAGACGCATTACCCGCCCCGCCTGGTCTGCCCGTGCTGCCTGGGCGATGACCTGGAATGGGTGGACCTGCCGCGGGAGGGCACCCTCCTGGCCTTCACCTGGCAGGAGGCGGCCATCCGCTGCGTAAAGCCCGATGTCCTGGGCCTGGTTGAGCTGGAAGGGATCGGAAACATCTTCACCCGCATCGACGCGCCTTACGAGAGCCTGCGCATCGGGCAGCGGGTCGCCTTCGACACCTGGACGTCCCCGGACGGGGTGCCCCTGCACCATTTCCGGCCCGTGGAGCGAGAGTGA